One Sinorhizobium fredii NGR234 DNA window includes the following coding sequences:
- a CDS encoding MFS transporter, whose product MERQISYRSLSKIPGLFSLLLAATLSRLAGRMFVLTLVLFALARFSSPVLAGWLTFAAIVPGLIVSPLAGVLLDCVGPTIAVRIDMIASTAFITAISLAGWLGWSSPPVVCTLAMLFSLAGPLGIAGIRTLLPRLVPPHALDQANALDTAVYSIVDVVGPAMAGGLVGWLGPEAAMSLIAAACAGAAVCLSQVQRLPGLASSRTSLLRQAIKGIYVVVRQPTLRGLAVSQSLYQMTWGALHVVIPVFVAGNYTVAAGSTVVGLLWALVGIAGGVGALLAGHLCTTGRERHIMTAGMAVTAFATWPIAAEFGFRGLTIGLLLAGAMSGPIDVAMLTLRQRRTNPRQLGRVMSISISVNQAGFPLGAAIAGVVITESLSAIFVLAGITSVLAAIATLSIPPDATPVA is encoded by the coding sequence ATGGAACGACAAATTTCATACAGAAGCCTTTCGAAGATACCTGGCCTATTCTCCTTGCTTCTTGCTGCAACCTTGTCCCGCCTGGCCGGACGCATGTTCGTCCTCACATTGGTGCTGTTCGCGCTGGCGCGTTTTTCGTCACCAGTTCTGGCTGGGTGGCTTACATTTGCAGCAATTGTCCCGGGCCTGATTGTAAGTCCGCTCGCAGGTGTTTTGCTTGATTGCGTAGGACCGACAATCGCAGTAAGGATCGACATGATCGCTAGCACTGCCTTCATTACCGCGATTAGCCTTGCCGGTTGGCTTGGTTGGTCCAGTCCTCCAGTCGTATGCACCCTGGCGATGCTATTTTCGCTAGCCGGCCCCTTAGGCATTGCTGGAATCCGCACGCTGTTGCCCCGACTCGTTCCACCACACGCGCTTGATCAGGCGAATGCGCTAGACACTGCGGTCTATTCCATCGTCGATGTGGTGGGGCCGGCGATGGCGGGCGGACTCGTCGGATGGCTCGGGCCAGAAGCTGCGATGTCTCTAATCGCTGCGGCCTGTGCAGGTGCCGCGGTCTGCTTATCCCAGGTCCAGCGCCTGCCAGGGCTGGCATCCTCACGCACATCTTTGCTACGCCAAGCGATCAAAGGCATTTATGTGGTGGTCCGACAGCCCACATTACGCGGTCTGGCCGTCTCCCAGTCGCTGTATCAAATGACATGGGGCGCCCTTCACGTGGTCATTCCGGTGTTCGTTGCCGGTAACTACACTGTTGCGGCGGGCAGTACAGTAGTAGGGCTTTTATGGGCTCTGGTCGGTATCGCCGGAGGTGTTGGTGCGCTCCTCGCTGGACATCTGTGCACCACTGGGCGCGAGCGCCACATTATGACCGCCGGAATGGCCGTAACCGCTTTTGCCACGTGGCCCATTGCAGCGGAATTCGGCTTCCGTGGCCTGACGATCGGCCTGTTGCTCGCTGGCGCAATGTCCGGTCCTATTGATGTCGCGATGCTGACCTTGCGCCAACGGCGCACCAATCCCCGACAGCTTGGTCGAGTGATGTCCATTTCGATAAGCGTAAACCAAGCGGGCTTCCCACTAGGAGCGGCCATTGCTGGGGTAGTGATCACAGAATCGTTGTCGGCTATATTCGTTTTGGCGGGCATCACATCTGTGCTTGCGGCGATTGCAACCCTCTCCATCCCTCCCGATGCAACGCCGGTGGCCTAA